TCCAGGCCAGGAGGCGGGGGAGGTTGGTGTCGGGCCCGAAGGCGAGGTAGGTGCCGTCGCAGCTGGCGCAGCCGAAGGCCTGCGCGATGCGCAGCCGCCGACGGGAGTTGACACGGCCCATGTGGACGGCCAGTCCGCGCTCGCGGGCCTCAAGAGCCAGGCCGTGGGCGGCCGGGCCGGTCTTCCAGGCCGTGGTGCCAGCGAGGAACAGCACGTCGAAGGAGCCCCAGGGGATGAGACCGTGCTCGCTGCCGTCCTGGGCGGCGAAGGCGACCGGGATGCCCAGGGTGCGGATCCGCGCCAGCCACGGCACCGACTTGGCGAGGGTTGCCGCGGCGTCCATGGGGACGTCGGGGGCCACGGCCCACAGGCAGCGGTCCGGGCCGTAGCGGTCGACGGTCGCCTTCAGCCAGGCGGACCAGAGCCCGGTGCCGGGCCAGCCCTTGCCGAACTTGCCGTTGTCGCAGGCGTACAGGGCGCCGGGCGGGATCACGTTGCCCTGGGCCGGGGTCGTCATGCAGGCCAGCAGTCCGGCCTGCATGGCAGCCCGTACGTCAGCGCCGGACGGCGTCGCGAGGTACAGCACTGCGCGGGAGAAGGGGCGGATGAGCAGGGGATGGGTGCATGGCGGGTCGTTCCGAGTGAGGGGGCTTCGGTTCAGACGAGCGGGAGTTGGGCGGCCGAGCCCGCGGTCAGGGCGTGCCACTTCTGCTCGAAGTTCTTGTCCTGCTTGTTGATCACGCGGGCGGGGGCGGTGGCGAAGAGTTCCTCCGCCATCGGCCAGCCCTGTGCGCGGGGGCGGGCCCAGGCCTGGGCTCGCCCGTACACCGGGTCGTGCGCGGCGTCGACGTGGTGCCGCCCGGAGATGGAGATCAGCCGCCGGGCGAGCTGGTGTGGGCGGCCGAGGTCGATGCGCTCGGTGGAGCGCTTCACCGGGCGCCGCCTGCCGTCCTCGGACAGCAGGAACAGGCGGCGCACGTGGTAGAGCGCCCACGGCATGTCGAGCTCGCGCTCGAATGCCTCCAGGCACGCCCGGTCCCGCGGCTGGGTCGGGTCGAAGAGCTCCAGGAGGGTCTTGCGGCCGTAGGGCTTCGCGTTCGGGTTGAGGCTCATCGCCGTGTACTCCAGGCGCAGCACCTCGCCGGCGATGTCCGGGTGGGAGCGCATGCGCTCCAGGTGGGCGGGCAGCGCGCCCATGGAGGCGGGGAAGCGACAAGTTATTGAGAATTGAGGCAGGGGTGTGACCTTTCTGGGGGGCAGGAAGATGCCAAGTGGCAGGTGGTAGTGCTGCAGCGCGCGGGGCGTTGTCACAGCGAGGTGGTATCCATGCCGCATGAATATTGATCAAGCCGACCCTGCTGAGCTGGCGGTACTTCGTGCGGCTTTCGACGTCGATGACGGAGGCGGGTCGGCTCTTGGCTGGGAGGCAGTCCATGCCTTCGAGGCAGAACACGGGATCGTGCTGCCCGAGCCGTATCGGACCTTCGTCGCGGAGATAACGGACGGTTCGTACTCCGGGCCGCCCGAGTACGGACTGCTGTCGGTGGCGGAAATGCCAGACGACTGGGGCGATGACGAGCAGGAACGCGACCTGAGCAAGCCGTTCCCGCTGGCGGAGACATGGATGTGGGAGGAAGACCCGGAGCAGTCCGAGGATGCCGACGAACTCCTTGAACAGGTCTACAACCACGGCTCGGTCGTGCTCGGCACCGACGGGTGCGCGATGAACTGGCATCTCA
The Streptomyces umbrinus genome window above contains:
- a CDS encoding SMI1/KNR4 family protein codes for the protein MNIDQADPAELAVLRAAFDVDDGGGSALGWEAVHAFEAEHGIVLPEPYRTFVAEITDGSYSGPPEYGLLSVAEMPDDWGDDEQERDLSKPFPLAETWMWEEDPEQSEDADELLEQVYNHGSVVLGTDGCAMNWHLIVTGTHRGHVWLISDVGAVPFGEQFGFTTAEPGFAGWVRHWAAKKPWYDAA